In Halorubrum sp. PV6, a single window of DNA contains:
- a CDS encoding molybdopterin-dependent oxidoreductase: MRTRRVFGALRDWFDRAAPPPRAVDWSLFAFVLAEAVTGLVSFTVGVPEGWPVFWLHRALGVGIVVLLAWKLMRVRRRLTDPGLWRRSTALSVLTLVAAVGALATGVAWVFGLDVRVSYWTLLSVHVGFGLALVPLMAAHAATRFRLPRRVDFERRRTALRYTVLLAAGGATYRLQQAINGALDTPGADRRFTGSQPREGTGNGSFPITSWVADDPDPIDRDEYRLAVDGLVSDPLELDADELAAGHETEALLDCTSGWYTVQEWSGVRVGDLLAAAGGATADDPDQEPAYVRFTSVTGYRWSLPIEEAEDALLATHVGGERLAHGHGAPARLVAPDRRGFQWVKWVTRVEVRSEYDLGQWVVTLVSGFD; encoded by the coding sequence ATGAGGACTCGGCGCGTGTTCGGCGCGCTCCGCGATTGGTTCGACCGCGCAGCGCCGCCGCCGCGCGCCGTCGACTGGTCGCTGTTCGCGTTCGTCCTCGCCGAGGCCGTGACGGGGTTGGTCTCGTTTACCGTGGGCGTCCCCGAGGGCTGGCCGGTGTTCTGGCTCCACCGCGCGCTCGGCGTCGGAATCGTCGTCCTGCTCGCGTGGAAACTCATGCGCGTCCGGCGCCGGCTCACCGATCCCGGTCTGTGGCGGCGGTCGACCGCGCTGTCCGTCCTGACGCTCGTCGCCGCGGTCGGCGCGCTCGCGACCGGCGTCGCGTGGGTGTTCGGGCTCGACGTGCGGGTGTCCTACTGGACGCTCCTCTCCGTCCACGTGGGGTTCGGCCTCGCGTTGGTCCCGCTCATGGCCGCCCACGCGGCGACCCGATTTCGGCTCCCGCGGCGGGTCGACTTCGAGCGCCGGCGGACCGCGCTCCGGTACACCGTCCTGCTCGCCGCCGGCGGCGCGACCTATCGGCTCCAGCAGGCGATCAACGGCGCGCTCGACACGCCCGGCGCCGACCGGCGCTTCACCGGGTCACAGCCGCGCGAGGGGACGGGTAACGGCTCCTTCCCGATCACCTCGTGGGTCGCCGACGACCCCGACCCGATCGACCGAGACGAGTACCGGCTGGCGGTCGACGGCCTCGTGAGCGACCCCCTCGAACTCGACGCCGACGAACTCGCGGCCGGCCACGAGACGGAGGCGCTGCTCGACTGCACGAGCGGCTGGTACACGGTCCAAGAGTGGAGCGGCGTCCGCGTCGGTGACCTGTTGGCGGCGGCCGGCGGGGCGACCGCCGATGATCCCGATCAAGAGCCCGCCTACGTCCGGTTCACCTCCGTCACCGGCTACCGCTGGAGCCTCCCGATCGAGGAGGCCGAAGACGCCCTACTTGCGACCCACGTCGGCGGCGAGCGGCTGGCCCACGGGCACGGCGCGCCCGCCCGGTTGGTCGCTCCCGACCGCCGCGGGTTTCAGTGGGTGAAGTGGGTGACTCGCGTCGAGGTCAGGTCGGAGTACGACCTCGGTCAGTGGGTCGTCACGCTGGTAAGCGGGTTCGACTGA
- a CDS encoding DEAD/DEAH box helicase, with amino-acid sequence MATEAAGIDQPLLVDDFLQRRRYQLQLADAAVDEHTLVCLPTGLGKTTVSLLVTAERLHEAGGKALFLAPTKPLVQQHADFYREALSIPDDDIVVFTGDVKPDDRAALWQDARIVIATPQVVENDLVGNRISLRDVTHCTFDECHRATGDYAYVYIAERYHADAADPLVTGMSASPGGDTEEIETVCENLGLVNVEVMTEADADVDEYTHDTEVQWEQVTLPDEVLDIRDALNEVITDRLEKLKQLGVTNTTNPDLSQKDLNKMRGQLKKMMDNDQSEGYKGMSTHAEVMKLRRATELVETQSVESVRRYFERQREAARSSGASKASQRMVADPKVREAMRKAESFDGLHPKFSKARILLAETLGINDGERAILFTESRDTAEALVEFLSASFDVRKFVGQGDKEGSDGMSQKQQQETLEEFKAGAFEVLVSTSVAEEGLDVPEVDLVCFYEPVPTAIRSIQRKGRTGRQAEGKVVVLMAEDTRDEAFFWISRRREKKMASQLTELKEATDDIEETVGDDGQAGLDAFGGGSDGDDGSEGDESSVTAVGASDDGATDDNTDDGLTDFAADATGENDADSEEDDDTESDDDGVVATAGVDDGVEIVVDQRELDSSIAKSLSTREGLVTRLETLAVGDYVLSDRVAVERKSAADFVDSMLDADRSMFEQVGELSRAYARPVMVVEGTNLYGQRDIAPNAIRGALASLAVDFDVSILRTEDEDDTTELLATIAKREQETRDREVSVHGEKTTKTRAEQQEYVVSAIADIGPVTSRTLLEHFGTVEAVMTAPEDDLLEVDGVGPVTAERIREVVGSEYE; translated from the coding sequence ATGGCGACCGAGGCCGCCGGAATCGACCAACCCCTGCTCGTCGACGACTTCCTTCAGCGACGCCGCTACCAACTCCAACTGGCGGACGCCGCCGTCGACGAACACACCCTTGTCTGTCTGCCGACCGGCCTCGGCAAGACGACGGTCAGCCTGCTCGTTACCGCCGAACGGCTCCACGAGGCCGGCGGCAAGGCGCTCTTCTTAGCCCCCACCAAACCCCTCGTCCAGCAGCACGCCGACTTCTACCGCGAGGCGCTCTCGATACCGGACGACGACATCGTCGTGTTCACCGGCGACGTGAAGCCCGACGACCGCGCCGCGCTCTGGCAGGACGCCCGGATCGTGATCGCGACCCCGCAGGTCGTCGAGAACGACCTGGTCGGCAACCGGATCTCGCTTCGCGACGTGACCCACTGCACCTTCGACGAGTGTCACCGCGCGACCGGCGACTACGCGTACGTCTACATCGCCGAGCGATACCACGCCGACGCGGCCGACCCGCTCGTCACCGGGATGTCGGCCTCGCCCGGCGGCGACACCGAGGAGATCGAAACGGTCTGTGAGAACCTCGGGCTCGTCAACGTGGAGGTGATGACGGAGGCGGACGCCGACGTCGACGAGTACACCCACGACACCGAGGTCCAGTGGGAGCAGGTCACGCTCCCGGACGAGGTGCTCGACATCCGCGACGCGCTCAACGAGGTGATAACCGATCGGTTAGAGAAACTCAAGCAGTTGGGCGTGACGAACACGACGAACCCCGACCTCTCACAGAAGGACCTCAACAAGATGCGCGGGCAGCTGAAGAAGATGATGGACAACGACCAGTCGGAGGGGTACAAGGGGATGAGCACCCACGCCGAGGTGATGAAGCTCCGGCGCGCGACCGAACTGGTCGAGACCCAGTCGGTCGAGTCGGTCCGGCGCTACTTCGAGCGCCAGCGCGAGGCGGCCCGGTCGTCGGGGGCGTCGAAGGCGAGCCAGCGCATGGTCGCCGACCCGAAGGTCCGCGAGGCGATGCGGAAGGCGGAGTCGTTCGACGGGCTCCACCCGAAGTTCTCGAAGGCCCGAATCCTCCTCGCGGAGACGCTCGGGATCAACGACGGCGAGCGCGCGATCCTGTTCACCGAGTCCCGCGACACCGCCGAGGCGCTCGTGGAGTTCCTCTCCGCCAGTTTCGACGTGCGGAAGTTCGTCGGCCAGGGCGACAAGGAGGGCTCCGACGGGATGAGCCAGAAACAGCAACAGGAGACATTAGAGGAGTTCAAAGCCGGCGCGTTCGAGGTGCTCGTCTCCACGAGCGTCGCCGAGGAGGGGCTCGACGTCCCCGAAGTCGACCTCGTCTGTTTTTACGAGCCGGTCCCCACCGCGATCCGCTCGATCCAGCGCAAGGGGCGGACCGGCCGGCAGGCCGAGGGGAAAGTCGTCGTCCTGATGGCCGAAGACACCCGCGACGAGGCGTTCTTCTGGATCTCGCGGCGCCGCGAGAAGAAGATGGCCAGCCAGCTCACCGAACTGAAGGAGGCCACCGACGACATCGAAGAGACCGTCGGCGACGACGGGCAGGCCGGACTCGACGCGTTCGGCGGAGGCTCCGATGGCGACGACGGTTCGGAAGGCGACGAGAGCAGTGTGACCGCGGTCGGCGCGAGTGACGACGGTGCGACCGACGACAACACCGACGACGGACTCACCGACTTCGCTGCGGATGCCACAGGTGAGAACGACGCCGACAGCGAGGAAGACGACGACACCGAATCTGACGACGACGGCGTCGTCGCGACCGCCGGCGTCGACGACGGCGTCGAGATCGTCGTCGACCAGCGCGAACTCGACTCGTCGATCGCCAAGAGCCTCTCGACGCGAGAGGGGCTCGTCACCCGGCTGGAGACGCTCGCCGTCGGCGACTACGTCCTCTCTGACCGGGTCGCCGTCGAGCGTAAGTCCGCGGCGGACTTCGTCGACTCGATGCTCGACGCCGACCGATCGATGTTCGAGCAGGTCGGCGAACTCTCGCGAGCGTACGCCCGCCCCGTGATGGTCGTCGAGGGGACGAACCTCTACGGCCAGCGCGACATCGCCCCCAACGCTATTCGGGGCGCGCTCGCGTCGCTCGCGGTCGATTTCGACGTGAGCATCCTCCGCACCGAAGACGAGGACGACACCACTGAACTGCTCGCGACGATCGCCAAGCGCGAACAGGAGACGCGCGACCGCGAGGTGAGCGTCCACGGCGAGAAGACGACGAAGACCCGCGCGGAACAGCAGGAGTACGTCGTCTCCGCCATCGCCGACATCGGTCCCGTCACGTCGCGCACGCTGCTCGAACACTTCGGCACCGTCGAGGCCGTGATGACCGCGCCGGAAGACGACCTCTTGGAGGTCGACGGCGTCGGCCCGGTGACCGCCGAGCGCATCCGCGAGGTCGTCGGCAGCGAGTACGAGTGA
- a CDS encoding DUF5807 family protein — protein sequence MSNLDEFLAGERLEDVVFYLSDAYLDDDSRLRTVGTQTDDGVRLILDGETGRSAFEAGTGMGAMEFAKTAMGAEGDIARSLDAGACPFTEDDPDDDHDVRFVFAFAEAQNEEVGGLYAEGDVVHAYAHCTCGESYSHKWVVGDRDD from the coding sequence ATGAGCAACCTCGACGAGTTCCTCGCCGGCGAGCGGCTCGAGGACGTGGTCTTCTACCTGAGCGACGCGTACCTCGACGACGACTCTCGGCTCCGCACGGTCGGGACCCAGACCGACGATGGCGTCCGACTGATCCTCGACGGCGAGACCGGGCGGTCCGCGTTCGAGGCCGGCACCGGCATGGGCGCGATGGAGTTCGCGAAGACGGCGATGGGCGCCGAAGGCGACATCGCTCGCTCGCTCGACGCCGGGGCGTGCCCGTTCACGGAGGACGATCCCGACGACGACCACGACGTTCGGTTCGTCTTCGCGTTCGCGGAGGCACAAAACGAGGAGGTCGGCGGCCTCTACGCCGAGGGCGACGTGGTTCACGCGTACGCGCACTGCACGTGCGGGGAGAGCTACTCGCACAAGTGGGTCGTCGGCGACCGCGACGACTGA
- a CDS encoding long-chain fatty acid--CoA ligase, producing MPGGHSQTLKPFLWRAKRLYPDTEIVSRTHEGRTRHTYAEYGDRTAQLANALDAYGIERGDRVATFCWNHTRHFETYFGVPNTGAQLHTINPLLPDEHIRYIVDDAQDEIIFVDPSLAEKIAGAAEGAAEFDGVDFVAMGSEGIDALDAPAYEEFIEGHSTDYDWPDLDSDQPAGLCYTSGTTGKPKGVEYTQSMLWSHTMASQTPQGIPMEDSDVVMPVVPMFHVNAWGMPFTATAAGAKHVYPGPSPGPEDLAALIEEEGVTISAGVPTVWLGLREYISAGNDVDLSSLDTVIVGGAAAPQAMIEWYDDRGVEVLHAWGMTELSPIGTVSHLKSDLRDADYETQVNKRSKQGLVAPGLEFEVIDEDGEEIPWDGEAFGELRVRGPWVTKEYFKRPEANEEEFVDGWLKTGDVVTVDEDGYMQLVDRTKDVIKSGGEWISSVELENAIMAYDGVSEAAVVGVPHERWQERPVAFVVVAEGVDRDDLVEQIETGLRDDYPKWWVPDAVEFIDEVPKTATGKFSKKDLREQYGDQSLVEGAVPEDDAPDAE from the coding sequence ATGCCCGGCGGACACTCCCAGACGCTCAAGCCGTTCTTGTGGCGCGCGAAACGACTGTACCCCGACACCGAAATCGTCTCCCGGACCCACGAGGGACGCACCCGGCACACGTACGCCGAGTACGGCGACCGGACCGCCCAGCTCGCGAACGCGCTCGACGCGTACGGCATCGAGCGCGGCGACAGGGTAGCGACGTTCTGCTGGAATCACACCCGTCACTTCGAGACGTACTTCGGCGTCCCGAACACCGGCGCACAACTGCACACGATCAACCCGCTCCTGCCCGACGAGCACATCCGGTACATCGTCGACGACGCGCAAGACGAGATCATCTTCGTCGACCCGTCGCTGGCAGAGAAGATCGCCGGCGCGGCCGAGGGCGCCGCGGAGTTCGACGGCGTCGACTTCGTCGCCATGGGCTCCGAGGGGATCGACGCGCTCGACGCCCCCGCCTACGAGGAGTTCATCGAGGGCCACTCGACCGACTACGACTGGCCCGACCTCGACAGCGACCAGCCCGCCGGCCTCTGTTACACCTCCGGCACGACGGGGAAGCCGAAGGGCGTCGAGTACACCCAATCGATGCTGTGGAGCCACACGATGGCCTCACAGACGCCACAGGGGATCCCGATGGAGGACTCCGACGTGGTCATGCCGGTCGTCCCCATGTTCCACGTCAACGCGTGGGGGATGCCATTCACCGCGACCGCCGCGGGCGCGAAACACGTCTACCCCGGCCCGTCGCCGGGCCCCGAAGATCTTGCGGCCCTGATCGAAGAGGAGGGCGTGACGATCTCCGCGGGCGTCCCGACCGTCTGGCTCGGCCTTCGCGAGTACATCTCCGCGGGCAACGACGTCGACCTCTCGTCGCTCGACACCGTGATCGTCGGCGGTGCGGCCGCCCCGCAGGCGATGATCGAGTGGTACGACGACCGGGGCGTCGAGGTGCTCCACGCGTGGGGGATGACCGAACTCTCGCCGATCGGCACCGTCTCGCACCTCAAGAGCGACCTGCGCGACGCCGACTACGAGACGCAGGTGAACAAGCGCTCGAAGCAGGGGCTCGTCGCCCCCGGACTGGAGTTCGAGGTCATCGACGAGGACGGCGAGGAGATCCCGTGGGACGGCGAGGCGTTCGGCGAACTCCGCGTCCGCGGCCCGTGGGTCACGAAGGAGTACTTCAAGCGCCCGGAGGCCAACGAGGAGGAGTTCGTCGACGGCTGGCTGAAGACCGGCGACGTGGTCACCGTCGACGAGGACGGCTACATGCAGCTCGTCGACCGGACGAAAGACGTGATCAAGTCGGGCGGCGAGTGGATCTCCAGCGTCGAGTTGGAGAACGCGATCATGGCCTACGACGGCGTCAGCGAGGCGGCCGTGGTCGGCGTCCCCCACGAGCGCTGGCAGGAGCGCCCCGTGGCGTTCGTCGTCGTGGCCGAGGGCGTCGACCGCGACGACCTCGTCGAGCAGATCGAGACCGGCCTCCGCGACGACTACCCGAAGTGGTGGGTGCCCGACGCGGTGGAGTTCATCGACGAGGTACCGAAGACCGCCACCGGGAAGTTCTCGAAGAAGGACCTCCGAGAGCAGTACGGCGACCAGTCGCTCGTCGAGGGCGCCGTGCCGGAAGACGACGCGCCAGACGCGGAGTAA
- the metX gene encoding homoserine O-acetyltransferase, whose amino-acid sequence MSAVETDHGVASLGEFTFECGQSVPDLEVAYETHGEFDGDNVVLVCHALTGSQNVARSPAPERDDATRGAGQAGQARAWWDDIVGPGKAIDTTEYYVVCANVPGSCYGTTGPASERPADLDLPSEPDHDRWGTAFPPVQVEDWARAQRRLLDHLGVGRLRAVVGGSVGGMNAVEWAKRYPDDVDRVVAIATAGRLDAQCLALDAVARRAIRADANWNEGHYYGEGKPSPDEGLALARQIGHIMYLSKASMERKFGRRSAGRDSLTREEGDLGLPPEPTAGFFPYREVESYLDYQAEGFSDRFDANSYLYLTRAMDEYDLAAGHGSDADALAAFEGEALLMSFTADWHFTVEQSASLADAFRVGDIPVAHHVIDSDHGHDAFLVEPEHVGPPLRDFLAEGTSGRAVSDDGGDGDDSARPEPDHAPVHASLFKG is encoded by the coding sequence ATGAGCGCCGTCGAAACCGACCACGGCGTCGCCTCGCTCGGGGAGTTCACCTTCGAGTGCGGGCAGTCGGTCCCGGATCTCGAGGTCGCCTACGAGACCCACGGCGAGTTCGACGGCGACAACGTCGTCTTGGTCTGTCACGCGCTCACCGGCAGCCAGAACGTGGCCCGCTCTCCCGCGCCCGAGCGCGACGACGCCACCCGCGGCGCCGGGCAGGCCGGGCAGGCCCGCGCGTGGTGGGACGACATCGTGGGGCCGGGGAAGGCGATAGACACGACCGAGTACTACGTCGTCTGCGCGAACGTCCCCGGCTCCTGTTACGGCACGACGGGTCCGGCGAGCGAGCGGCCCGCCGACCTCGACCTCCCGTCCGAGCCCGACCACGACCGCTGGGGGACCGCGTTCCCGCCGGTGCAGGTCGAAGACTGGGCGCGCGCACAGCGCCGCCTCTTGGACCACCTCGGCGTGGGGCGGCTCCGCGCCGTCGTCGGCGGCAGCGTCGGGGGGATGAACGCCGTCGAGTGGGCGAAACGCTACCCGGACGACGTCGACCGCGTGGTCGCCATCGCGACCGCGGGGCGGCTCGACGCGCAGTGTCTCGCGCTCGACGCCGTCGCTCGACGGGCGATCCGTGCGGACGCCAACTGGAACGAGGGCCACTACTACGGCGAGGGGAAGCCGTCGCCCGACGAAGGGCTCGCCTTGGCCCGCCAGATCGGGCACATCATGTACCTCTCGAAGGCGTCGATGGAGCGGAAGTTCGGGCGGCGCTCGGCGGGCCGCGACTCGCTGACCCGCGAGGAGGGCGACCTCGGGCTCCCGCCGGAGCCGACGGCGGGCTTTTTCCCGTACCGCGAGGTCGAGTCGTACCTCGACTACCAGGCCGAGGGGTTCAGCGACCGGTTCGACGCCAACAGCTACCTCTACCTCACGCGGGCGATGGACGAGTACGACCTCGCCGCGGGCCACGGGAGCGACGCCGACGCGCTCGCCGCGTTCGAGGGCGAGGCGCTGTTGATGAGTTTCACGGCCGACTGGCACTTCACGGTCGAGCAGTCGGCGTCGCTGGCCGACGCGTTCCGCGTCGGCGACATCCCGGTCGCACACCACGTGATAGACTCCGACCACGGCCACGACGCGTTCCTCGTCGAACCCGAACACGTCGGGCCGCCGCTTCGTGACTTCCTCGCCGAGGGGACCTCGGGTCGCGCCGTCTCGGACGACGGCGGCGACGGGGACGACTCCGCGCGGCCGGAGCCCGACCACGCGCCCGTCCACGCGAGCCTTTTTAAGGGATAG
- a CDS encoding O-acetylhomoserine aminocarboxypropyltransferase/cysteine synthase family protein, with protein sequence MTRGFNTRSLHAGAAADPATGSRATPIHQTTSFTFDDADTAAEMYALRTDGHVYSRISNPTVSVLEDRLADLSGGADAVATGSGMAAFDAIVTVLASAGDNIVASAEMYGGTAGYLTSIASRRGIETRLVDTLDTEAYADAIDDDTAFVHAETLANPSLVTPDFERLADIAHDRAVPLVVDNTFATPALCRPFEHGADIVWESTTKWITGNGTTVGGVVVDGGQFPWDHPDADYDELDGQSPAYPIDFVEQFGDAAFANVARHRGVRPTGGQQSPFDAWQTLQGLNTLPLRMDRHCENARLVAEFLRDDDRVDWVAYPGFTDHRSHDNASAYLEAFGGMVTFGVEGGYEVAKTFCETVDLTSFLANIGDAKTLVIHPASTTHAQLDEAQQRSAGVHPEMLRLSVGIEDPDDVIADLDRGLAAGEHTAVGGEV encoded by the coding sequence ATGACACGTGGGTTCAACACCCGGAGTCTCCACGCCGGCGCCGCCGCCGACCCGGCGACCGGGTCGCGCGCGACCCCGATCCACCAGACGACCTCGTTCACCTTCGACGACGCGGACACGGCGGCGGAGATGTACGCGCTCCGGACGGACGGCCACGTCTACTCGCGGATCTCGAACCCGACCGTGAGCGTCCTCGAAGACCGGCTCGCCGACCTCTCGGGGGGCGCCGACGCGGTCGCGACCGGCTCCGGCATGGCCGCGTTCGACGCCATCGTCACCGTCCTCGCGAGCGCGGGCGACAACATCGTCGCCAGCGCCGAGATGTACGGGGGCACCGCCGGCTACCTCACGAGCATCGCGTCCCGCCGCGGGATCGAGACCCGTCTCGTCGACACGCTCGACACCGAGGCGTACGCGGACGCCATAGACGACGACACCGCCTTCGTCCACGCCGAGACGCTCGCGAATCCTTCGCTCGTCACGCCCGACTTCGAGCGGCTCGCCGACATCGCGCACGACCGCGCCGTCCCGCTCGTCGTCGACAACACCTTCGCCACCCCGGCGCTCTGTCGGCCGTTCGAACACGGCGCCGACATCGTCTGGGAGTCGACGACGAAGTGGATCACGGGCAACGGGACGACCGTCGGCGGCGTCGTCGTCGACGGGGGCCAGTTCCCGTGGGACCACCCGGACGCCGACTACGACGAACTCGACGGGCAGTCGCCCGCGTATCCGATCGACTTCGTGGAGCAGTTCGGCGACGCCGCGTTCGCCAACGTTGCCCGTCATCGCGGGGTGCGGCCGACCGGCGGGCAGCAGTCGCCGTTCGACGCCTGGCAGACGCTCCAGGGGCTCAACACCCTCCCGCTCCGGATGGACCGCCACTGCGAGAACGCCCGACTTGTCGCCGAGTTCCTCCGCGACGACGACCGCGTCGACTGGGTGGCGTACCCCGGATTCACAGACCATCGCAGCCACGACAACGCGTCCGCGTACCTCGAAGCGTTCGGCGGGATGGTCACCTTCGGCGTCGAGGGGGGCTACGAGGTCGCCAAGACGTTCTGCGAGACCGTCGACCTCACCAGTTTCCTCGCGAACATCGGCGACGCGAAGACGCTCGTCATCCACCCGGCGTCGACGACCCACGCGCAGTTGGACGAAGCCCAACAGCGCTCCGCCGGGGTCCACCCGGAGATGCTCCGCCTCTCGGTCGGGATCGAAGACCCCGACGACGTGATAGCCGACCTCGACCGCGGGCTGGCGGCGGGCGAGCACACCGCGGTCGGCGGGGAGGTGTGA
- a CDS encoding DHHA1 domain-containing protein, whose translation MAVADSPVPELDARASACAERLRAADRVLLASHIDADGLTSGAIASTALARAGIDHEVVFEKQLDAESIAGIAAREFDVVLFTDFGSGQLDVIADHEADGDFVPVIADHHQPADRDTEFHLNPLLEGVNGASELSGAGASYVLARALEGPDRDNRDLAALAVVGAVGDMQDTDGGLVGANEAIVADGVDAGVLETRTDLNLYGRQTRPLPKLLEYASDVKIPGISNDEAGAIAFLADLDVTVKRDGEWRRWVDLDDEERQVLASGLMRRAVASGVPADRIEALVGTAYTLVDEEPGTELRDVSEFSTLLNATARYERADVGLAVCLGDRGDALAEARRLLRNHRKNLSEGLQWVKNEGVTHEQHLQWFDAGSRIRETIVGIVAGMAVGSPAVDRSKPVIAFAEESAEALKVSSRGSHTLVRQGLDLSGVMREASQAVGGDGGGHDVAAGATIPSDQRDAFLEAADRIVGEQLS comes from the coding sequence ATGGCAGTCGCCGACTCTCCCGTGCCCGAACTCGATGCGCGCGCGAGCGCCTGCGCCGAGCGGCTCCGCGCCGCGGACCGCGTGTTGCTCGCGTCCCACATCGACGCCGACGGGCTCACAAGCGGCGCAATCGCTTCGACGGCGCTCGCGCGCGCCGGAATCGACCACGAGGTGGTCTTCGAGAAACAGCTCGACGCCGAGTCGATCGCGGGCATCGCCGCCCGCGAGTTCGACGTGGTGCTGTTCACCGACTTCGGCTCCGGACAGTTGGACGTGATCGCCGACCACGAAGCCGACGGCGACTTCGTCCCCGTGATCGCCGACCACCACCAGCCGGCGGACCGCGACACGGAGTTCCACCTCAACCCCTTGCTGGAGGGGGTAAACGGGGCCAGCGAGCTGTCCGGTGCGGGCGCGAGCTACGTCCTCGCCCGCGCGCTGGAGGGCCCAGACAGAGACAACCGCGACCTCGCCGCGCTCGCGGTCGTCGGCGCGGTCGGGGACATGCAGGATACAGATGGCGGGCTCGTCGGCGCCAACGAGGCGATCGTCGCCGACGGCGTCGACGCGGGGGTACTGGAGACGCGCACCGACCTCAACCTGTACGGCCGGCAGACGCGCCCGCTCCCGAAGCTGTTAGAGTACGCCTCCGACGTGAAGATTCCCGGAATCTCGAACGACGAGGCGGGTGCGATCGCGTTTCTCGCAGACCTCGATGTCACCGTGAAACGCGACGGCGAGTGGCGGCGGTGGGTCGACCTCGACGACGAGGAGCGGCAGGTGCTCGCCTCGGGGCTGATGCGCCGCGCCGTCGCCTCCGGCGTCCCGGCGGACCGGATCGAGGCGCTCGTCGGCACCGCTTACACCCTCGTCGACGAAGAGCCCGGCACCGAGTTACGGGACGTGAGCGAGTTCTCCACGCTGCTCAACGCCACCGCCAGATACGAGCGCGCCGACGTGGGGCTGGCGGTGTGCCTCGGCGACCGCGGCGACGCCTTGGCCGAGGCGCGCCGCCTCCTCCGGAACCACCGAAAGAACCTCTCCGAGGGGTTACAGTGGGTGAAAAACGAGGGCGTCACGCACGAGCAACACCTCCAGTGGTTCGACGCCGGCTCGCGGATCCGCGAGACGATCGTCGGCATCGTCGCCGGGATGGCGGTCGGCTCGCCGGCGGTCGACCGCTCGAAGCCCGTGATCGCGTTCGCAGAGGAGAGCGCCGAGGCGCTCAAAGTCTCTTCGAGGGGTTCTCACACTCTCGTCCGACAGGGACTCGACCTCTCGGGGGTGATGCGCGAGGCGAGTCAAGCGGTCGGCGGCGACGGCGGCGGCCACGACGTGGCGGCGGGCGCGACCATCCCGAGCGACCAGCGCGACGCGTTCCTCGAAGCAGCCGACCGGATCGTCGGCGAACAGCTCTCGTGA
- a CDS encoding response regulator transcription factor: protein MSDPSVLVVEDEPDIAALYAGFLEADYDVDLAKTAADAIERVDGSVDVVLLDRRLPDGSGDEVLEHIREAGHDCRVAMVTAVEPDFDIIHMGFDLYLTKPVSRSKLLAAIETLLTRTEYDDLIQEAAALASKRAVLNAQKPAAQREGNEAYTELVDRLERLDADIDELGETLSSDDYRAMFRDLGEA from the coding sequence GTGAGCGATCCCTCCGTCCTCGTCGTCGAAGACGAGCCAGACATCGCCGCCCTGTACGCCGGCTTCCTCGAAGCGGACTACGACGTGGATCTGGCCAAGACCGCGGCCGACGCGATCGAACGCGTCGACGGCTCGGTCGACGTCGTGCTGCTCGACCGGCGACTCCCCGACGGGAGCGGCGACGAAGTCCTCGAACACATCCGCGAGGCCGGCCACGACTGCCGCGTCGCGATGGTGACGGCGGTCGAGCCCGACTTCGACATCATCCACATGGGGTTCGACCTGTACCTCACGAAGCCTGTCAGCCGCTCGAAGCTGCTGGCGGCGATCGAGACGCTGTTGACCCGCACGGAGTACGACGACCTCATCCAGGAGGCCGCGGCGTTAGCGAGCAAGCGCGCCGTGTTGAACGCGCAGAAACCGGCCGCGCAACGCGAGGGCAACGAGGCGTACACCGAACTCGTCGACCGCCTCGAACGCCTCGACGCCGACATCGACGAGCTCGGCGAGACGCTCTCCTCCGACGACTACCGCGCGATGTTCCGCGATCTGGGCGAAGCCTGA